Proteins from a single region of Eremothecium gossypii ATCC 10895 chromosome VI, complete sequence:
- the RRD1 gene encoding peptidylprolyl isomerase RRD1 (Syntenic homolog of Saccharomyces cerevisiae YIL153W (RRD1)) produces the protein MEFSVEGTQFSPPVKRIFDTAGTHDFQKSLTMYRLQSHLERYLKLVQGQKIPKSSQNRAVVRFVCILERLDALMDETPPRTGSARRFGDLACRDWHDRMQGELDGLLETLLPEAARRSAAELRYYLGSAFGSRERLDYGTGHELAFLAVVVALDMLGLWTEDKFTGEDMLYVWARYYALVHRLILTYNLEPAGSHGVWGLDDHLHLAYILGASQWAQDRNVPMQPSDILDPKAVARYSETNLYCNSIAFLLRVKTGHFAQHSPMLHDIAQTVPTWSKVTTGLIKMYRVEVLNKFPVVQHFWFGTGFFPWVDMAHGMSLPNYEAPSETSEKPAAGTAHTTTTTMPPPRMTANCGYGPLGRLVTPRR, from the coding sequence ATGGAGTTTTCAGTGGAGGGTACGCAATTCTCGCCGCCTGTGAAGCGCATCTTTGACACAGCCGGCACGCACGACTTCCAAAAGTCGCTGACGATGTATCGGCTTCAGTCGCACCTGGAGCGATATTTAAAGCTTGTGCAGGGCCAGAAGATTCCCAAGAGCAGCCAGAACCGCGCGGTGGTGCGGTTTGTTTGTATTCTGGAAAGATTGGATGCGCTGATGGACGAGACGCCGCCGCGGAcgggcagcgcgcggcgctTCGGCGACCTGGCGTGCCGCGACTGGCACGACCGGATGCAGGGAGAACTCGACGGGCTGCTGGAGACGCTACTGCCGGAGGCCGCGCGTAGAAGTGCTGCGGAGCTGCGCTACTACCTGGGCAGCGCGTTCGGGTCGCGCGAGCGTTTGGACTACGGGACAGGGCACGAGCTTGCGTTCCTGGCCGTGGTGGTGGCTCTGGACATGCTAGGCCTGTGGACGGAGGACAAGTTTACGGGGGAGGACATGCTGTACGTGTGGGCACGCTACTACGCGCTGGTTCATCGGCTCATTCTGACCTACAATCTCGAGCCGGCCGGCTCGCATGGCGTGTGGGGCCTGGATGACCACCTGCACCTTGCATACATCCTGGGCGCGTCGCAGTGGGCACAGGACAGAAACGTGCCCATGCAACCCTCTGACATACTGGACCCTAAGGCCGTGGCGCGATATTCGGAGACAAACCTCTACTGTAACTCTATTGCGTTTTTGCTGCGCGTCAAGACCGGCCATTTCGCGCAGCACTCGCCGATGCTCCACGACATCGCGCAGACTGTGCCAACGTGGAGCAAGGTCACCACCGGCCTCATCAAGATGTACCGCGTAGAGGTACTTAACAAGTTTCCGGTGGTCCAACATTTCTGGTTCGGCACGGGCTTTTTCCCTTGGGTCGACATGGCCCACGGCATGTCGTTGCCTAACTACGAGGCTCCGTCGGAGACCAGTGAGaagcctgctgctggaacAGCACACACCACTACGACTACGATGCCACCACCCCGCATGACTGCAAACTGTGGTTACGGCCCCCTCGGGCGCCTAGTGACACCGCGCCGATGA
- the IMP21 gene encoding Imp21p (Syntenic homolog of Saccharomyces cerevisiae YIL154C (IMP2)) produces the protein MDEPSRGILNRSGAGTTFGTQGANAGDAGSAGKEGAGRRTSSPIGVTIKIEEPPEQRGRTRNKQSGAAFSSSRSRTKSRSRSRVSVTDQEFLRWTILRADPSERLHLGAVEDEEDDDELSDEEQLSDVENDYDVDAELDYDLGARVLPNFAASIQQVLDVQPTWLARYRASQPAGAARVDVLQDTCTRAVRHFARHSGAPGPAGKTFLAYLEDLNVSAAEKLYALTYTFGAVLANHDTLYIFVLCDAVDVESHLNRVAEQVAFLLDCSAAALDDLDVVVLALQHAYPRHLLTETIHAFRPAGLIVPLQIATRSLAGYVSSVPTLIVRKKLKRARRRGIFD, from the coding sequence ATGGACGAGCCTAGTCGCGGGATACTGAACCGTAGCGGCGCGGGCACAACTTTCGGTACGCAGGGCGCGAACGCCGGCGATGCGGGAAGCGCGGGCAAGGAGGGAGCAGGGCGCAGAACCTCGTCGCCAATAGGGGTGACGATCAAGATAGAGGAGCCGCCGGAGCAGCGCGGGCGCACACGCAACAAGCAGAGCGGGGCGGCGTTCAGCTCGAGCCGCAGCCGAACCAAGTCGCGGTCGCGCAGCCGCGTGAGCGTGACGGATCAGGAGTTCCTGCGGTGGACCATTCTACGCGCGGACCCGTCGGAGAGGCTGCACCTGGGGGCGgtggaggacgaggaggatGACGACGAGCTGAGCGACGAGGAGCAACTAAGCGACGTAGAAAACGACTACGACGTCGATGCAGAGCTGGACTACGACCTCGGCGCCCGCGTGCTGCCCAACTTCGCAGCCAGCATCCAGCAGGTGCTGGACGTGCAACCCACGTGGCTGGCGCGCTACCGCGCCAGCCAGCCCGCTGGCGCAGCCCGCGTCGACGTGCTCCAGGACACCTGCACCCGTGCCGTCCGCCACTTCGCCAGGCACTCCGGTGCTCCCGGCCCTGCAGGCAAGACGTTCCTGGCCTATCTCGAAGATCTCAACGTTTCCGCCGCCGAGAAGCTCTATGCCCTGACCTACACTTTCGGCGCCGTCCTGGCCAACCACGACACCCTGTACATATTTGTTCTGTGCGACGCGGTGGACGTCGAGTCCCACCTCAACCGCGTCGCCGAACAAGTCGCTTTTCTGCTTGACTGCTCGGCCGCCGCTCTCGACGACCTCGACGTTGTCGTTCTCGCGCTCCAGCACGCGTACCCGCGCCACCTCCTGACCGAGACCATCCACGCCTTCCGCCCTGCCGGCCTCATCGTCCCCCTTCAGATTGCCACCCGCTCCTTGGCGGGCTACGTTAGCTCTGTCCCGACTCTCATCGTCCGCAAGAAGCTTAAGCGCGCCCGTCGCCGGGGTATATTCGACTGA
- the GUT2 gene encoding glycerol-3-phosphate dehydrogenase (Syntenic homolog of Saccharomyces cerevisiae YIL155C (GUT2)), which yields MFRHTSRRLLPWACGAVAAAAAVGAVSRPSLVNEVPTELKLERRAPAPPSRSELLEKLQKTNQFDVLVIGGGASGAGSALDASTRGLNVALLEMNDFASGTSSKSTKMAHGGVRYLEKAVWELSKAQLDLVIEALNERAHLLYTAPHLCKVLPIMIPVYKWWQVPYFYVGTKMYDFFAGSQNLKSSYLLSASAAGEVAPMLDASKLKAGLVYHDGSFNDSRMNATIAVTAIENGATVLNYMEVKRLIKNPEDGKVEGAVAMDRETGKEYAVRAKVVVNATGPFSDRLLQMDNHPEGLPDDKILDAINKDSTIATEVAVANPKMVVPSSGVHIILPSYYCPKNMGLLDAETSDGRVMFFLPWQGKVLAGTTDIPMKQVPANPTATEADIQDILKELQHYIKFPVKREDVQSAWAGIRPLVKDPRKNLSDTQGLVRSHLVFTSKNGMVTISGGKWTTYREMAEETVNEVVKVGKFVNAKPCITRKLKLSGAEHWDANLPALLSQQYNIPPLLAEHLSQNYGTKAAQVCELFEDDRANMLPVSLAADKPTSIDYNAFRYPYTIGELKFTMTHEYARTPLDFLMRRTRYAFLDAKQALKAVDGTVKVMGDALGWDSAKRVAETKYAIEYIKTFGV from the coding sequence ATGTTCAGGCATACATCCAGAAGGCTGCTTCCATGGGCGTGCGGTGCGGtggctgcggctgctgcggtCGGCGCGGTAAGCCGCCCAAGCTTGGTGAACGAGGTTCCGACAGAACTGAAGTTGgagcggcgcgcgccagcccCTCCCTCGCGGAGCGAGCTTCTAGAGAAGCTTCAGAAGACGAACCAGTTTGACGTGTTGGTGATTGGCGGCGGTGCGTCGGGCGCGGGCTCTGCGCTTGATGCGTCGACGCGTGGGCTAAACGTCGCGCTGTTGGAAATGAACGATTTTGCCTCAGGGACATCGTCGAAGTCGACGAAGATGGCCCACGGAGGTGTGCGGTATTTGGAGAAGGCTGTGTGGGAGCTTTCGAAGGCGCAGTTGGACTTGGTCATTGAGGCTTTGAACGAACGTGCGCACCTATTGTACACGGCTCCGCATTTGTGCAAGGTGTTGCCGATCATGATTCCGGTGTACAAATGGTGGCAGGTGCCTTACTTCTACGTGGGCACGAAGATGTATGACTTCTTCGCAGGCTCCCAAAATCTCAAATCCTCATACTTGTTGtctgcttctgcagctggtgaAGTTGCGCCAATGTTGGATGCTTCCAAGTTGAAGGCAGGGCTTGTGTACCACGATGGATCCTTTAACGACTCCCGGATGAATGCTACGATTGCAGTGACTGCAATTGAGAATGGCGCCACTGTGTTGAACTATATGGAGGTTAAGCGTTTGATTAAGAACCCAGAAGACGGCAAGGTCGAAGGCGCTGTCGCCATGGACCGTGAGACCGGCAAAGAATATGCAGTTCGCGCTAAGGTTGTTGTGAATGCCACTGGTCCTTTCTCTGACCGTCTCTTGCAGATGGACAACCACCCAGAAGGCCTACCAGATGACAAGATACTAGATGCCATTAACAAAGACAGTACTATCGCCACTGAGGTTGCGGTTGCCAACCCTAAGATGGTGGTTCCATCTTCTGGTGTTCACATCATTTTGCCTTCGTACTACTGTCCAAAGAACATGGGTTTGCTAGACGCTGAGACATCCGATGGAAGAGTGATGTTCTTCTTGCCATGGCAGGGTAAAGTTTTGGCTGGTACCACTGATATTCCAATGAAGCAGGTGCCTGCTAACCCAACTGCGACTGAGGCTGACATCCAGGACATTTTGAAGGAATTGCAACACTATATTAAGTTCCCTGTCAAGAGAGAAGATGTGCAATCGGCTTGGGCTGGTATCAGACCATTGGTTAAAGACCCACGCAAGAACTTGAGCGACACCCAAGGTTTGGTTAGATCCCATCTAGTTTTCACTTCTAAGAATGGCATGGTCACTATTTCTGGTGGTAAGTGGACCACCTACAGAGAAATGGCTGAGGAAACTGTCAATGAGGTGGTGAAGGTTGGCAAGTTTGTCAATGCCAAGCCTTGCATCACCAGAAAACTAAAGTTATCCGGTGCTGAGCACTGGGATGCTAACCTTCCGGCCTTGTTATCGCAACAATACAACATTCCACCTTTGCTTGCTGAACACTTGTCTCAGAACTACGGTACTAAGGCTGCTCAGGTTTGTGAATTATTTGAGGACGACAGGGCCAATATGCTTCCAGTGTCTCTAGCAGCCGACAAGCCAACTTCTATTGACTATAACGCTTTCCGTTATCCATACACGATTGGTGAGTTGAAATTTACGATGACTCATGAATATGCAAGAACTCCATTGGACTTCTTGATGAGAAGAACCAGATATGCCTTCCTAGATGCCAAGCAAGCTCTAAAGGCGGTCGACGGTACTGTGAAGGTAATGGGAGACGCGCTTGGTTGGGATTCCGCAAAGCGTGTGGCGGAGACGAAGTATGCCATCGAGTACATCAAGACTTTTGGTGTCTGA
- the UBP7 gene encoding ubiquitin-specific protease UBP7 (Syntenic homolog of Saccharomyces cerevisiae YIL156W (UBP7) and YKR098C (UBP11)), with translation MSVPYIPEYSSELRTFVQEAYEQQVQELYPRLRFEKLVDLLERAANLFESYQDLVREGQTREGLMAYVIGAFYLYLIIPQSIEFHTRNLSYSLYTDLRKHYEREPNMTNVVQMVTEKVDAVLLRQTPEDGERGDTKLYRKRAYSVPEKGVARSSDSLQHLTVDGKRRGGHHAIGGAIPEVAVQADTLWSAPKLEENDLLRTVVSVSRSPSVSLSRPSSRGGDFVENALDGNSTKNGGRNTSKREGRRNSRRSDRSGRRNDGAKQRNGRSPNRSRSRGRSRSRVRNRSRSQTRIGGPTSDMADAKERGRTRSRSWSRSGSRSPSYSIRSTGGSRSPSRSPSRSASRSPIRGRSRSRSGSRTPELGSATASVHSWSYLQTTGQQSRWSVLPNDLPNAGQNKYNQESAVSFEQQELDRPHNSRVEPYNPFANGNAAGLESCNPLTRLYETSSIKCSDLMIILESDIQDRVLFIDLRPPKRYELNHIVARHLINIDPLLLWDTERSAPITSVNEFERRLDNPLFTTRGQFSYLVCYTDNHTSMNMDFKFELTFFELVYMGKPRLLTKCLQGGYDQWRLYLKTNTKSIHAKISDFMWRANFLGRDTSVSDHNPFRATPPVPTARPPVPPLPTAPPPVAPYISSPRPVPFIPLQQPSLSLLHTSANIVKPGKAELRNELSRITGQIDHTQYNQPEKYRYLPDSRESPYPIEYEDPKHTERSRGWLSAGSSEAHFSVPTIEKNPNEYIALSITGLRNMSNTCYINSMLQCLFSTTEFRNLFLSNKYSRYLKSSNMDNMSRSFYMLFKKMYMNGGCSVVPSGFLKMCSYLKPDLRIPHGQQDTQEFLLFLLDRLRDELSYLAAVVNDYPQLLLHESSVLKVNDKEYTTWFDQNFEKNGLSPIDSIFQGQIEHQLSCQRCDFSSYSYSTFYVLSLALPNPGSKAFGKAKKLRLEDCINFFTCDEVLTGQNAWDCPKCGVNSSGDRQMNSEKSKRKNKFFMGSENANSANSNRDHLPRLFKIGSKSRSRSSSPFISGPKSSGKTHEKRYNKKLATIKSLNFITLPRILIIHLSRFVYDLTKKNNTVVTYPLILNIVLKNNEVAKYRLYSTINHFGTLISGHYTSLVNKDLQHEIREGKQKWYYFDDEIVKLDPNHGNYDRGITSVSSSDVYLLFYERIS, from the coding sequence ATGAGCGTTCCCTACATACCCGAGTACTCCTCGGAGCTGCGGACCTTTGTGCAGGAGGCATACGAGCAGCAGGTACAGGAACTATATCCGCGGCTACGTTTCGAGAAGCTGGTGGATCTGTTGGAACGGGCGGCAAACCTTTTCGAATCATACCAAGACCTGGTCCGCGAGGGCCAGACGCGCGAGGGGCTGATGGCGTATGTGATCGGAGCGTTTTACCTGTATCTGATAATCCCGCAGTCAATTGAATTCCACACCAGAAACCTGTCATATTCGCTGTATACAGACCTGCGGAAGCACTATGAGCGGGAACCCAACATGACAAACGTGGTGCAGATGGTCACAGAGAAGGTGGATGCAGTGCTACTGAGACAAACGCCAGAAGACGGAGAGCGTGGAGATACAAAACTGTACCGCAAGCGTGCGTACTCGGTGCCTGAGAAGGGCGTCGCCCGCTCAAGCGACTCGCTGCAGCATCTCACGGTTGATGGCAAGCGACGGGGAGGCCACCATGCAATTGGAGGCGCAATACCGGAGGTGGCGGTTCAAGCAGACACTCTCTGGAGCGCTCCCAAACTTGAGGAGAACGATTTATTGCGGACGGTGGTATCAGTTTCCCGGTCTCCATCTGTGTCCCTGAGCCGCCCATCTTCCCGTGGCGGCGACTTCGTCGAAAATGCCCTGGATGGCAACTCTACCAAGAATGGTGGCAGGAACACCTCGAAACGGGAGGGCAGAAGGAATAGCCGCCGAAGTGACAGGAGTGGGCGACGCAATGACGGCGCTAAACAGCGCAATGGACGCAGCCCTAACCGGAGCCGAAGCAGGGGCAGAAGTCGGAGCAGAGTGCGCAATAGGAGTCGGAGTCAAACTCGTATTGGTGGTCCGACCTCTGATATGGCAGATGCTAAGGAACGCGGAAGAACAAGAAGCCGCAGTTGGAGCAGAAGTGGTAGTCGAAGCCCTAGCTACAGTATCCGTAGTACGGGCGGTAGCCGGAGCCCTAGCAGAAGCCCCAGTAGGAGTGCAAGCAGAAGCCCAATTAGAGGTAGAAGCAGAAGCCGCAGCGGGAGCAGGACTCCAGAACTCGGCTCAGCGACTGCTTCAGTACACAGCTGGTCCTATTTGCAGACTACGGGCCAGCAGTCCAGATGGAGCGTGCTTCCAAATGACTTGCCGAATGCTGGTCAGAATAAATACAACCAAGAATCAGCTGTTAGCTTCGAACAACAGGAGCTTGACCGTCCCCACAATTCGCGTGTTGAACCTTACAACCCATTTGCCAACGGCAACGCTGCTGGCTTAGAGTCGTGTAACCCTCTCACTCGCCTGTACGAGACGTCATCCATCAAATGCTCGGACCTAATGATAATCTTGGAGTCGGACATACAAGATCGTGTCCTATTCATTGATCTAAGGCCTCCCAAGAGATATGAGCTCAATCATATTGTTGCCAGACATTTAATCAATATAGATCCACTTTTACTGTGGGATACTGAACGAAGTGCTCCAATAACATCGGTAAACGAGTTCGAGCGTCGTCTTGACAATCCTCTTTTCACGACTCGGGGGCAGTTTAGTTACTTGGTCTGCTACACTGATAACCATACTTCTATGAATATGGATTTCAAGTTCGAGCTCACCTTTTTTGAATTGGTGTATATGGGCAAGCCGCGGCTTTTGACGAAGTGTTTGCAAGGCGGGTATGACCAATGGAGATTATATCTGAAGACTAACACGAAGTCCATACACGCTAAAATTAGTGATTTCATGTGGCGGGCTAACTTTTTAGGTCGCGATACCTCTGTTTCCGACCATAACCCCTTTAGGGCTACCCCGCCAGTACCCACTGCAAGGCCACCGGTTCCTCCTTTACCTACTGCCCCACCTCCAGTGGCACCATATATTTCGAGCCCACGACCAGTACCCTTCATACCCTTGCAACAGCCATCATTGTCATTGTTACACACATCTGCTAATATTGTAAAACCAGGGAAAGCAGAACTACGCAATGAGTTATCTCGCATCACTGGTCAGATCGATCACACTCAGTACAACCAACCTGAAAAGTATCGCTATTTGCCGGATAGTCGGGAATCACCGTATCCAATAGAGTATGAGGACCCAAAACACACAGAAAGGAGCAGGGGTTGGCTCTCAGCTGGTTCATCCGAGGCCCACTTTAGTGTACCAACAATAGAAAAAAATCCGAATGAATACATTGCATTATCGATTACTGGCTTACGGAATATGTCCAATACATGTTATATCAATAGTATGCTTCAATGTTTGTTCTCCACTACCGAGTTTAGAAATCTTTTCCTTTCCAACAAGTACTCTCGCTATCTGAAGTCATCCAACATGGATAATATGTCTCGCTCATTTTACATGCTGTTCAAGAAAATGTATATGAATGGTGGCTGCTCTGTTGTTCCCAGTGGATTTTTAAAGATGTGCAGTTATTTGAAACCGGATTTGCGGATTCCCCATGGACAGCAGGATACCCAAGAATTTCTGCTATTTCTTCTTGATAGGTTACGCGACGAACTATCCTACTTAGCTGCTGTGGTTAACGATTATCCGCAATTGCTCCTACATGAGAGTTCCGTCTTGAAAGTGAACGATAAGGAATACACAACTTGGTTTGACCAGAATTTTGAGAAAAATGGCCTGTCGCCCATAGATTCTATCTTTCAGGGCCAGATAGAGCACCAATTATCTTGCCAGAGATGTGATTTTTCTTCTTACAGCTATTCGACCTTCTATGTTTTGTCCTTGGCGCTACCCAACCCCGGCTCGAAAGCGTTTGGAAAGGCCAAAAAGTTACGCTTAGAAGATTGCATTAATTTTTTTACATGCGATGAAGTACTTACTGGTCAGAATGCCTGGGATTGCCCAAAATGCGGTGTCAATTCTTCGGGTGACCGTCAGATGAATTCTGAGAAGAGCAAGAGGAAAAATAAATTCTTCATGGGATCGGAAAATGCAAACTCCGCTAACAGCAATCGGGACCATCTGCCTCGATTATTCAAAATTGGCTCGAAGTCACGCTCTAGATCAAGCTCACCGTTTATATCTGGTCCCAAATCCTCAGGTAAAACACATGAGAAGAGATATAATAAGAAACTCGCAACTATTAAATCATTAAATTTTATCACTTTGCCTCGAATCCTTATAATCCATCTATCGCGTTTTGTTTATGACTTGACCAAGAAGAACAATACAGTGGTCACATATCCGTTGATTCTTAACATTGTATTGAAGAATAATGAGGTCGCCAAGTATAGACTTTACAGTACTATAAATCATTTTGGGACGCTAATAAGTGGTCATTACACTTCTTTAGTGAACAAAGATTTGCAACATGAGATTAGGGAAGGTAAGCAAAAATGGTACTATTTTGATGACGAGATTGTAAAGCTAGATCCCAATCATGGCAATTACGATCGTGGTATAACATCAGTCTCAAGCAGCGATGTATACTTGCTGTTTTATGAACGTATTTCATAG
- the BAS1 gene encoding Bas1p (Syntenic homolog of Saccharomyces cerevisiae YKR099W (BAS1)), translating into MAASVPKSNAAEDIKSKKMKCRRQKINPLDVTESLGYQTHRRGIRKPWSKEDDDVLRNAVHQSLLELGYPEGIESIRTIRESQEVCKQIPWEKVVLYFDTKVRKPKDVRKRWTSSLDPNLKKGRWTPEEDRLLLESYQRHGPQWLKVSQELAGRTEDQCAKRYIEVLDPSTKDRLREWTMEEDLALISKVKMYGTKWRQISSEMESRPSLTCRNRWRKIITMVIRGKASETIIQAVESGSEMLSKKGALQDTLRTHSEEQALDDEDGESGTTNSLEHEGPQPGTGAGAHRATGEHPEQNGIPGGRPDGVVETGVPTLLAVNGRPKEPHSAMDMEGSPGYTSESTLFSHQTVRIQSAMSPQGCGLGPNVDNRAKRDAPTPAIQVGGSVNYMEGETNMGFGLPSAHTPVQGPAATPHMQNERMMRSEAINSSLATPEEPPVVNRTVPHLGQCSQQAHPGISGLPDRPAHVLQHAQPRIPDSTFTEWKYSLKGPDGVALGGDILEMSMVEKLVNYSKQNGISISIHQHVHHHYVNTVMPQTHLPDDKRFDAQFGSGFGLTSRQPDAFELDVDLGARTSHYDGLMLDSLPQPPLGNLYMQNYNMSPQPPFSRPPTTSSAGSGKADLSELSPQRKAHFTALPPHVRLQLGSSDASRDSSQRPRKQRRKRLRDPAHSSASSATNTPHSAIASPSSRDHAPSAAPEEEDDFWESLRKLASNPPRTSARAAPRRDSWTAGEPYRGLPYNPS; encoded by the coding sequence ATGGCCGCATCTGTTCCGAAGAGCAATGCTGCGGAGGACATCAAGAGCAAGAAAATGAAATGCCGGCGTCAGAAAATCAATCCCCTGGACGTTACGGAATCGCTCGGTTATCAGACACACCGGCGTGGGATCCGCAAACCATGGTCGAaggaggacgacgacgTGCTGCGTAACGCTGTGCACCAGAGCCTGCTGGAACTGGGGTACCCTGAAGGCATAGAGTCTATCCGGACCATCCGAGAATCACAGGAGGTCTGCAAGCAAATCCCATGGGAAAAGGTGGTGCTGTATTTCGACACAAAGGTGCGCAAGCCGAAGGATGTGCGCAAGCGGTGGACAAGTAGTCTGGACCCCAACTTGAAGAAAGGCCGGTGGACTCCTGAAGAGGACCGGCTCTTGTTGGAGTCGTACCAGCGACATGGCCCGCAGTGGCTGAAGGTGTCGCAGGAGCTAGCTGGTCGGACTGAGGACCAGTGCGCGAAGCGCTATATAGAGGTGCTGGACCCGAGTACGAAAGATCGGCTGCGGGAGTGGACGATGGAGGAGGACCTTGCACTCATCAGCAAGGTGAAAATGTACGGAACGAAATGGCGCCAGATTTCCTCAGAGATGGAGTCGCGGCCGAGTCTTACCTGCCGTAACAGGTGGCGGAAGATCATCACGATGGTCATCCGCGGAAAGGCCTCAGAGACTATTATCCAGGCCGTTGAAAGCGGGAGTGAAATGCTATCGAAGAAGGGTGCTCTACAGGATACCCTGCGAACACACTCGGAAGAGCAGGCCTTGGACGATGAGGATGGGGAAAGTGGTACTACAAATTCATTGGAGCATGAAGGCCCACAGCCGGGCACGGGTGCCGGTGCCCACAGGGCGACAGGCGAGCATCCGGAACAAAACGGCATTCCCGGCGGCCGCCCGGACGGAGTCGTTGAGACGGGCGTGCCCACGCTCCTGGCTGTCAATGGGCGGCCGAAAGAGCCACATTCAGCCATGGATATGGAAGGCTCTCCTGGCTACACGTCGGAATCGACGCTCTTTTCGCACCAGACAGTACGAATCCAGTCCGCGATGTCTCCCCAGGGCTGCGGTCTTGGGCCAAACGTGGACAATAGGGCAAAACGCGATGCGCCGACCCCCGCTATCCAGGTAGGTGGGAGTGTCAACTATATGGAGGGTGAGACAAATATGGGCTTCGGCTTGCCTTCCGCTCACACGCCCGTCCAGGGGCCTGCTGCAACGCCGCACATGCAAAACGAACGCATGATGCGGAGCGAAGCAATCAATTCGTCCCTTGCGACACCAGAGGAACCCCCTGTCGTCAATCGCACAGTTCCGCATCTGGGGCAGTGCTCTCAGCAGGCTCACCCCGGGATTTCCGGGCTGCCCGACCGGCCCGCACACGTGTTACAGCATGCCCAGCCCCGCATCCCAGACTCAACCTTCACAGAATGGAAGTACAGTCTCAAGGGCCCGGACGGGGTTGCGCTCGGTGGCGACATACTGGAGATGAGCATGGTCGAGAAACTGGTGAACTATTCCAAACAAAACGGCATCTCGATCTCGATTCACCAACATGTGCATCACCATTATGTCAACACAGTGATGCCGCAAACACATCTCCCAGACGACAAACGCTTCGACGCGCAGTTTGGCAGCGGCTTCGGCCTTACCAGCCGGCAGCCGGACGCCTTTGAGCTGGACGTGGACCTAGGCGCGCGCACGTCCCACTACGACGGACTCATGTTGGACTCGCTGCCCCAGCCCCCCCTGGGAAATCTCTATATGCAGAACTACAACATGTCGCCGCAACCCCCGTTCTCACGCCCTCCAACTACCAGCTCTGCCGGTTCTGGCAAGGCAGATCTCTCCGAGCTTAGCCCGCAACGCAAGGCCCATTTTACAGCGCTCCCGCCGCACGTCCGCCTGCAGCTCGGCTCCAGCGACGCCAGCAGGGACTCGTCCCAGCGCCCCCGAAAGCAGCGCAGAAAGCGCCTGCGCGACCCCGCCCACTCTTCTGCCTCCTCTGCCACCAACACGCCCCACTCCGCCATTGCCTCGCCCTCCTCACGTGACCACGCGCCCTCTGCCGCGCCTGAGGAAGAGGACGACTTCTGGGAGAGCCTGCGCAAGCTCGCCTCAAACCCGCCCCGTACCtccgcccgcgccgccccgcgccgAGATTCTTGGACTGCGGGCGAACCGTACCGTGGACTTCCCTATAACCCCAGCTAG
- the ATG44 gene encoding mitofissin (Syntenic homolog of Saccharomyces cerevisiae YIL156W-B; 1-intron) translates to MTLLGKAVHISIDLVLVSTCLAGIRRNTGLTVKLDNVQDNFIKDYTEKLLNVGESAFDYAVAYCGSSSSFQRK, encoded by the exons ATGACATTG TTAGGCAAGGCGGTGCATATTTCTATCGACCTGGTTCTTGTGTCTACGTGTCTGGCTGGAATCCGGCGCAACACAGGACTGACGGTCAAGCTGGACAATGTCCAGGACAACTTCATCAAGGACTATACGGAGAAGCTGTTGAACGTCGGGGAATCGGCGTTTGACTACGCGGTTGCGTACTGCGGGTCATCGAGCTCATTCCAGCGGAAATAG
- the COA1 gene encoding Coa1p (Syntenic homolog of Saccharomyces cerevisiae YIL157C (COA1)), with the protein MFKTGISVFRSRVLARGIAQCRVGARAASTAAETVLKDGAKPMRIDRELPDPYKDRFKQRATFAVFATATTAALLLIFNYEKVQSPVVTNTMYQMRRLGVVRELLGDNLEFGGLLGWVHGELNQVAGRVNVRFTLKGSKGVPGEVRLVADRENRQQQFLIREWTVTIDGKTVDLLADGAVRTLET; encoded by the coding sequence ATGTTCAAGACGGGGATCTCGGTATTCAGGAGCAGGGTGCTAGCCAGAGGCATTGCGCAGTGTAGGGTGGGTGCGCGCGCGGCATCGACAGCTGCGGAGACGGTACTCAAGGACGGTGCCAAGCCCATGCGGATCGATCGGGAGCTGCCAGACCCGTACAAGGATCGGTTCAAGCAGCGGGCGACCTTCGCGGTGTTTGCCACGGCGACGACagcggcgctgctgctgattTTCAACTACGAGAAGGTGCAGTCGCCGGTGGTGACGAACACTATGTATCAGATGCGGCGGCTGGGCGTGgtgcgcgagctgctgggcgATAACCTGGAGTTCGGCGGGCTGCTGGGGTGGGTGCACGGCGAGTTGAACCAGGTTGCGGGGCGCGTGAATGTGCGGTTCACGCTCAAGGGCAGCAAGGGCGTGCCTGGCGAGGTGCGTCTGGTGGCCGATCGCGAGAACCGGCAGCAACAGTTTCTGATCCGCGAGTGGACGGTGACCATCGACGGCAAGACGGTGGACCTGCTCGCAGATGGCGCGGTTCGGACGCTGGAGACGTGA